DNA from Streptomyces luteogriseus:
AGTACTTCCTGACCGCCGGTCACTGCACCGACGGCGCGGGCACCTGGTACTCCAACTCCGGCCGCACCACGGTCATCGGCTCGACCGCCGGCTCCAGCTTCCCGGGCAACGACTACGGCCTCGTGCGCTACAGCGGGTCCGTCAGCCGTCCCGGTACCGCGAACGGCGTGGACATCACGCGCGCGGCCACCCCGAGCGTGGGCACCACCGTCATCCGCGACGGCTCCACGACCGGTACGCACAGCGGCCGTGTCACGGCCCTGAACGCCACCGTCAACTACGGCGGCGGGGACATCGTCTCCGGCCTGATCCAGACCACCGTCTGCGCCGAGCCCGGTGACTCCGGTGGTTCGCTCTACGGCAGCAACGGCACGGCGTACGGTCTGACCTCCGGCGGCAGCGGCAACTGCTCCTCCGGTGGTACGACGTTCTTCCAGCCCGTCACGGAGGCCCTGAGCGCCTACGGCGTCAGCGTCTACTAGGCCCCCGGCGGCAGTTCGCGGCACTTTCACGGTTCATGGCCCCCGCACGCATCGCGTGCGGGGGCTTCGTACTGGTCGCGGGGTTTTGGGCTGCGGGTGGCGTCCCTTCGAACCGGCCGTCAGGGGGGGCGAATTTCAGCCACGTGTAGACCTCACAGAGTGGGCACACATTACTCGCGCGTAATGTTTGCAGTGTGAACGCGCGGGAGTTGGGTCCGATTTGATCGTGGACGGTCAATATGGGAGGGCGTGCGAAGCGCTGTCTACGCGCGTCTCGAACTCACCCTTGTGTGCTCCCCGTTGTCCTCGGAATAGTGGTCGCTCGTCAACGAAGCCTTCCGGCCCCTGAGGTCCCCACAACCTCTCGCGCCGACCCCCCACAGGAGGACAGAAGTTGAAGCACCGACGCATACCCAAGCGGCGTGCAGCCGTGGCAGGTGCGGGCATCGCCGCACTGGTCGCCGCGGGAGTGACGTTCCAGACCGCGAACGCCAGTGAGAGCCCTGAGGCGTCCGCACCCCGGACCCTGTCGGTCACGGCGGCCGGAAAGCTCGCCTCGACGCTGGCCGAGGACCTGGGCGGCGACGCGGCCGGGACCTACTACGACACCAAGAGCAAGAGCCTCGTGGTGAACGTGCTCGACGAGGCCGCCGTGCAGGCCGTCGAGAAGGCCGGCGCCAAGGCGAGAGTCGTGGCGAACTCCCTCGCCGAGCTCAAGAGCGCCCGCAGCACGCTGAAGCAGGACGCGACCATCCCGGGCACCGCCTGGGTGACCGACCCGACGACGAACAAGGTCGTCGTGACCGCCGACCGCACGGTCTCCAAGGCCGAGTGGGCGACGCTGACGAAGGTCGTGGACGGGCTCGGCGCGAAGGCCGAACTCAAGCGGTCGAAGGGGGAGTACAAGCCCTTCATCGCCGGTGGCGACGCGATCACCGGTGGCAGCGGGCGCTGCTCGCTGGGCTTCAACGTGGTCAAGGGCGGCGAGCCGTTCTTCCTGACCGCCGGGCACTGCACCGAGGGCATCTCCACGTGGTCGGACTCCAGCGGCAAGGAGATCGGCACCAACGCGGACTCCCAGTTCCCGGACAACGACTACGGGCTGGTCAAGTACACCGCGGAGGTTGCTCACCCGAGTGAGGTGAACCTGTACAACGGGTCCACCCAGAAGATCTCGGGTGCGGCGGACGCGACCGTCGGCATGGCGGTCACCCGGAGCGGGTCGACCACGCAGGTGCACGAGGGCAAGGTCACCGGCCTGGACGCCACCGTGAACTACGGCAACGGCGACATCGTGAACGGGCTGATCCAGACCGACGTGTGCGCGGAGCCGGGTGACAGTGGCGGGTCGCTGTTCTCGGGCGACAAGGCGGTCGGGCTCACGTCCGGTGGCAGCGGTGACTGCACCTCGGGCGGGGAGACGTTCTTCCAGCCGGTGACCGAGGCGCTGTCGGCGACCGGGACCGAGATCGGCTGACGCTCGGAGTTTGTGGAGCCCCGCCCCTTGTGAGGGGTGGGGCTTTCCGCTGTGTGAGGCGGGCTGTGTGTGGGTGCGCGTTTGCTTCGTCTGGCGCCGGGTGGGGGTGCGCGTTCGTTTCGCCTGACCGTGGGGTGTGGGTCGGGGCCGCGCCGGGGGGTGTCCGTCCTCGGAACGGCGCGATGAGGTCGGACGCCGACTGACTCCCCGGTGACGCGCCAACCGCTGCGGGCGGACACCCCCCGGCACGACCCCTTCTCGCCGTACGCGGGTGCGGGTCGTCGTTGGCTGAGTTACGTCGTGTTTGTGCGCTTTCGCACCCTGGCCGCCGCCATGGTGATCGCCGTTCCCGCCGCTGCCCATGCCGCCAGTACGAGGAGGGGACCGGTCATCGCGTTGTTGTCGAAGTAGGCGATGGAGCGTGCCGACCAGGTGCCGGCGCCGGGGGGCAGGGCCGGGCCGATCGCCTTCCAGAAGGGCGGGAGGAGGGGTGGGGGGAGGGCGCCGCCCGCGCTGGGGTTGCCGAGGATGACCACCAGCAGGATGACCAGGCCGATGCCGATCGTGCCGAAGACGCCCTGGAGGGCGAGGGTGGCCGCGCCCACGGCGAAGATGATCAGGGTGCCCAGGCCCCAGAGGGCGGCGGTGCTGCCCGGCAGGGCGTCCAGGATCGGGCCGGTGATGAGGGCTCCGCCGAGACCGCCGGCGATCGCGACAAGGGCCATGACCGCCAGGCGGATCGCGGCGCGGGTGGGGTTGGAGGGTTTCGCCCCGGCGCTGATGGCCAGGGCCGCGGCGCCCAGATAGCCGCCCACGCACCAGCCGATCACCAGGTAGAAGGACGAGAGTCCGTTGGGGTCGTGGGAGGCGGACGGGATCACGTCGATCGTCCGGATCGTGCGCCGTTCGGACTTCTCCAGGGTGGTGACGAGGGCCGTCAGCGTGGTGGAGAGGACCCTGCCGCTGCCGGAGGCGACCAGGAGGGTGTCGGTCCTGCCCCGGGGGTCGATGATCAGGGCCGCGTCGATGTCCCGCTGGGTGAGCTGGGTCCGGGCCGTTGCCTCGTCGGGCAGGGCGCGGGGGTCCAGGGGGGAGCCGGGGAGGCGTTCGAGTCGGGTGACCGCCTGTGCGGCCGCGGCCTGGGGGGCGACGAGACCGAAGGGCACGTCCTTGGGTTTCGGGTCGTGCAGCGCTCCCACGTACGAGGCGATGAACAGCAGCTGGAGCGCGATCACGCCGACGATGAGCAGGGTGGCCCGCGGGGTGACGGCGTCTCTCACCTCGGCGAGGAACGAGCTGTGCGGCATGCCCTCCACGGTCGGGGGTTCTGGGGTGTTTCCGCAGGTGGGGCGGGGCCGAATGGATGTCGCACATACATTCGAGGATGGGGGTATGGTGGGGGTGAGGCAGTTGGGAACAGATGTTCGAGAGCTGGTGTGGCTCACGAGTGCGGGAGGTGCGTGTGCCGGGGTTCACGCATCTGCACACCGTCTCCGGATTCTCGTTGCGTTATGGAGCCTCGCACCCGGAGCGGCTGGCCGAGCGTGCCTCCGAGCGGGGGATGGACGCCCTCGCGCTG
Protein-coding regions in this window:
- a CDS encoding S1 family peptidase — protein: MRIKRTTPRSGISRRTRLIAVSTGLVAAAAIAIPSANASDTPTTFSAAELKSASGSLMKADIPGTAWAVDGKNNRVLLTVDSTVTQAEIAKIKQQAGANADALTIKRTPGKFNKLIQGGDAIYASSWRCSLGFNVRASNGTEYFLTAGHCTDGAGTWYSNSGRTTVIGSTAGSSFPGNDYGLVRYSGSVSRPGTANGVDITRAATPSVGTTVIRDGSTTGTHSGRVTALNATVNYGGGDIVSGLIQTTVCAEPGDSGGSLYGSNGTAYGLTSGGSGNCSSGGTTFFQPVTEALSAYGVSVY
- a CDS encoding S1 family peptidase, with translation MKHRRIPKRRAAVAGAGIAALVAAGVTFQTANASESPEASAPRTLSVTAAGKLASTLAEDLGGDAAGTYYDTKSKSLVVNVLDEAAVQAVEKAGAKARVVANSLAELKSARSTLKQDATIPGTAWVTDPTTNKVVVTADRTVSKAEWATLTKVVDGLGAKAELKRSKGEYKPFIAGGDAITGGSGRCSLGFNVVKGGEPFFLTAGHCTEGISTWSDSSGKEIGTNADSQFPDNDYGLVKYTAEVAHPSEVNLYNGSTQKISGAADATVGMAVTRSGSTTQVHEGKVTGLDATVNYGNGDIVNGLIQTDVCAEPGDSGGSLFSGDKAVGLTSGGSGDCTSGGETFFQPVTEALSATGTEIG
- a CDS encoding DUF3533 domain-containing protein — its product is MPHSSFLAEVRDAVTPRATLLIVGVIALQLLFIASYVGALHDPKPKDVPFGLVAPQAAAAQAVTRLERLPGSPLDPRALPDEATARTQLTQRDIDAALIIDPRGRTDTLLVASGSGRVLSTTLTALVTTLEKSERRTIRTIDVIPSASHDPNGLSSFYLVIGWCVGGYLGAAALAISAGAKPSNPTRAAIRLAVMALVAIAGGLGGALITGPILDALPGSTAALWGLGTLIIFAVGAATLALQGVFGTIGIGLVILLVVILGNPSAGGALPPPLLPPFWKAIGPALPPGAGTWSARSIAYFDNNAMTGPLLVLAAWAAAGTAITMAAARVRKRTNTT